CAGCGCTTCATTGTTCTCGAAAACGCCGCGGGTGACCACCGTGACCGTCTTTGTGCCCGGCTTTTTCACGCCGCGCATCGTCATGCACATATGCTCCGCTTCCACCATGACCATGACGCCCTGCGGCGCCAGGTGCTCCATGAAGGCGTCCGCCACCTGCGCGGTGAGCTGCTCCTGGAGCTGCAGCCTGCGGGCGAACACATTGACCGTGCGGGCGATCTTGCTTAATCCCACCACGCAGCCGTCCGGCACGTACGCCACATGCGCCTTACCCCAGAACGGCAGCATATGATGCTCGCACATGGAATAAAATGTGATATCTTTTTCCATCACCATATCATTATTGTCTACATGGAAGCGCTTCTCCAAATGCTTCCCGGCGTCCTCGTACATGCCGCCCGCGATCTCCGTGTACATGCGCGCAATGCGGTCCGGCGTCTCAATCAGCCCCTCGCGGCCAGTATCCTCGCCGATTCCTTCCAGAATCAGCCTCACGCCTTCCTTTATTTTTTCCTGGTCCATCGCCATTTTTCTGTCTCCTTTATCATTTCTCCCAGATAAGACAGCGAACCGAACGCCAGTATCACGTCCCCTTCCCTGTCCGCCGCCGAAAAGCTCCGGTCAACCGCCTGCGCGAGGCTCTCTGCCGCCTCCACATGCGGAATGTATTTCTGTGCCGTCCGCGCCAGCTCCTCTGCCGGCAGCGCCCGCGGATTGTCCGGCGTCTCTATCGTAATCATCCTGTCTATGTACGGCGCCGTTATCTGCAGCACAGCCTCATATTCTTTATCCTTCAGCACTCCGCAGACGGCAATGATCCGCCTGCCCGCCAGATACGTCTTTATCGATTCCCGCAGCTGCTCTGCCGCGCCGCGGTTGTGCGCCCCGTCGACAATGAAAAGCGGTTCGTCGCATATCACGGTAAAGCGTCCGCGCCAGACGGTCTTTGCAAGGCCCTGCCTGAGCTGCTCTTCCGTAATCCGAAAGCCCAGCTCCTGCAGCGCCCGCACCGCTTCCACGGCGACAACGGCGTTTGCGATCTGATAGGTGCCCGCCAGGCGAATCTCCAGATTTTTATATCCGCCGCAGGAAAAGCGCTGGGCAAAAAGCCCGTAAGCGACCTCCTCTGCCCTGCCGGCGTCCGCGATGCGAAGCTGCGCACGCTGCCCTGCGGCAATCTCCTCTATCACCCGCATGGCTTCCGGCTCCTGCGCGGCGCTCACCACCACCGTGTCCGGCTTGATGATGCCCGCCTTGTGCGCGGCGATCTCCGCCAGAGAATTGCCCAGGAACTGCATATGATCCATGCTGATGGAAGTCAGAATCTCCAGCACCGTCGTCTGTACCGCGTTTGTAGCGTCCGTGTCGCCGCCCATGCCGGTCTCCAACACAACAATATCGCAGTCCTCCTGCACAAAATATAAAAACGCAATGGCTGTCTCTATCTCAAATA
This is a stretch of genomic DNA from Marvinbryantia formatexigens DSM 14469. It encodes these proteins:
- the folE gene encoding GTP cyclohydrolase I FolE codes for the protein MDQEKIKEGVRLILEGIGEDTGREGLIETPDRIARMYTEIAGGMYEDAGKHLEKRFHVDNNDMVMEKDITFYSMCEHHMLPFWGKAHVAYVPDGCVVGLSKIARTVNVFARRLQLQEQLTAQVADAFMEHLAPQGVMVMVEAEHMCMTMRGVKKPGTKTVTVVTRGVFENNEALQNQFYRMLGR
- a CDS encoding bifunctional folylpolyglutamate synthase/dihydrofolate synthase, coding for MDYTEARAYLAEAAKSGSVLGLEAMRALLSELGDPQDKLKFIHIAGTNGKGSVLAYVSTILKEAGYRVGRYISPTLFSYRERIQVNEIYITKEALTEHTFRVREAVGRMKAAGNPLPTVFEIETAIAFLYFVQEDCDIVVLETGMGGDTDATNAVQTTVLEILTSISMDHMQFLGNSLAEIAAHKAGIIKPDTVVVSAAQEPEAMRVIEEIAAGQRAQLRIADAGRAEEVAYGLFAQRFSCGGYKNLEIRLAGTYQIANAVVAVEAVRALQELGFRITEEQLRQGLAKTVWRGRFTVICDEPLFIVDGAHNRGAAEQLRESIKTYLAGRRIIAVCGVLKDKEYEAVLQITAPYIDRMITIETPDNPRALPAEELARTAQKYIPHVEAAESLAQAVDRSFSAADREGDVILAFGSLSYLGEMIKETEKWRWTRKK